One genomic segment of Devosia sp. includes these proteins:
- the ftsY gene encoding signal recognition particle-docking protein FtsY → MTEKKPGFFQRLFGTPTPDPAPAPAPPETLPETQVEPRPVEPEPIEPMPVVPETVPPEPEPVPEPTAPEPEVEPQPQDLPPPGPPETTPDYIEEVEDSLVRGPEATAAPAAPRQSWFQRLSSGLKRSSDNLTSSITSVFTKRKLDAATLDELEDVLIQADLGIDTAMAITETLRRDRFERDVSDADVRAVLAAEVASVLAPVARPLDIDAGKKPFVILMIGVNGSGKTTTIGKLAQKLAREGRSVMLAAGDTFRAAAIEQLQVWGQRTGAPVIARPAGADASGLAFDAVTQARAEGRDVLIIDTAGRLQNRDELMNELEKVIRVIKKVDPEAPHATLLTLDATTGQNAMKQVEIFGQRAGVTGLVMTKLDGTARGGILVAIARKFGLPVHFIGVGEGVDDLEPFAATDFARAIAGED, encoded by the coding sequence ATGACCGAAAAGAAACCCGGCTTTTTCCAGCGCCTCTTCGGCACGCCCACGCCCGACCCGGCGCCAGCACCTGCTCCGCCTGAAACCCTGCCCGAAACACAAGTCGAGCCCCGGCCGGTCGAACCAGAGCCGATCGAACCCATGCCAGTGGTCCCGGAAACCGTTCCGCCAGAGCCGGAGCCGGTGCCAGAACCCACGGCTCCGGAGCCCGAGGTCGAGCCGCAACCACAAGACCTGCCGCCGCCCGGTCCACCGGAAACGACCCCCGACTATATCGAGGAGGTCGAGGACAGCCTCGTTCGAGGCCCGGAGGCCACCGCCGCCCCGGCAGCGCCGCGCCAGAGCTGGTTCCAGCGCCTCTCCTCCGGGCTCAAGCGGTCATCGGACAATCTGACGAGTTCGATCACCTCAGTCTTCACCAAGCGCAAGCTCGATGCCGCAACCCTTGACGAGCTTGAGGATGTGCTCATTCAGGCCGATCTGGGTATCGACACGGCCATGGCCATTACCGAAACGCTGCGCCGCGACCGCTTCGAGCGGGACGTCTCGGACGCGGACGTGCGCGCCGTGCTGGCCGCCGAAGTGGCCAGTGTGCTGGCGCCCGTGGCCCGCCCGCTGGATATCGATGCGGGCAAGAAGCCCTTCGTGATCCTCATGATCGGAGTCAACGGCTCCGGCAAGACCACCACCATCGGCAAGCTGGCGCAAAAACTGGCCCGCGAAGGCCGCTCGGTCATGCTCGCCGCCGGCGACACCTTTCGCGCCGCCGCCATCGAACAATTGCAGGTCTGGGGCCAGCGCACCGGTGCGCCTGTGATCGCCCGACCCGCTGGCGCCGACGCGTCCGGCCTGGCTTTCGACGCCGTCACCCAAGCCAGGGCCGAGGGTCGCGATGTGCTCATCATTGATACGGCCGGGCGGTTGCAGAACCGCGATGAGTTGATGAACGAACTCGAAAAGGTCATCCGCGTTATCAAGAAGGTCGACCCCGAGGCGCCGCACGCGACCCTTCTGACCCTCGACGCCACAACCGGGCAGAATGCCATGAAGCAGGTCGAGATCTTCGGCCAGCGCGCCGGGGTCACGGGCCTCGTCATGACCAAGCTCGACGGTACGGCCCGCGGCGGCATTCTCGTCGCCATTGCCAGAAAGTTCGGCCTGCCCGTCCACTTCATCGGCGTCGGCGAGGGCGTGGACGATCTCGAACCCTTTGCCGCTACCGATTTTGCCCGGGCCATTGCCGGCGAGGACTAA
- a CDS encoding septation protein A codes for MEKPMTDKTAEPEVNWDELRPQIIKLALELGPLVVFFVMNGRADIFAATAWFMAAMVISLALSWLILKKIAVMPLVTGVVVLVFGGLTLWLQDDTFIKMKPTITNVMFASVLLGGLVFGQSLLKYVFGDVYKLRPEGWWKLTLNWGLFFVVLAVLNEVVWRNFSTDFWVAFKVWGIMPLTVVFSMTQVPLLNKYAPIPDPVEAPPAAT; via the coding sequence ATGGAAAAACCGATGACCGACAAGACTGCCGAACCCGAAGTCAATTGGGACGAACTGCGCCCCCAGATCATCAAGCTGGCGCTGGAACTGGGGCCATTGGTGGTCTTCTTCGTCATGAACGGGCGTGCCGATATCTTCGCCGCGACCGCCTGGTTCATGGCCGCCATGGTCATCTCGCTCGCCCTGTCCTGGCTGATCCTCAAGAAGATCGCCGTCATGCCCCTGGTGACCGGCGTCGTCGTGCTGGTCTTTGGCGGGCTGACGCTCTGGCTGCAGGACGACACGTTCATCAAGATGAAGCCGACCATCACCAATGTGATGTTCGCCTCCGTGCTTTTGGGCGGGCTGGTATTCGGCCAGTCGCTGCTGAAATATGTCTTTGGCGATGTCTATAAGCTGCGGCCCGAAGGCTGGTGGAAGCTGACCCTCAACTGGGGCCTGTTCTTCGTGGTGCTGGCCGTGCTCAACGAGGTTGTCTGGCGCAATTTTTCGACCGACTTCTGGGTGGCCTTCAAGGTCTGGGGCATCATGCCGCTGACCGTGGTCTTTTCGATGACGCAGGTGCCCCTGCTCAACAAATACGCGCCCATCCCCGATCCGGTCGAGGCACCGCCGGCGGCCACCTGA
- a CDS encoding DUF1761 domain-containing protein, with protein MTHFAVNWLAVILATVGSFAFGAVWYMVLANPWLAAIGKSKDEIDSKDVTPFIWSAIVLFVIAYFIALLTPAVMGETNVANGLLLGAHMWLGFILTSMILNHRYEGRSWNLTLINGGYLLVVCLIDGLVVGLFG; from the coding sequence ATGACTCATTTTGCCGTGAACTGGCTGGCTGTGATCCTGGCCACTGTCGGCAGCTTTGCCTTCGGCGCCGTGTGGTACATGGTGCTGGCCAATCCGTGGCTGGCCGCCATCGGCAAGAGCAAGGACGAAATCGACAGCAAGGACGTTACGCCCTTCATCTGGTCGGCAATCGTCCTGTTCGTCATCGCCTATTTCATCGCCCTGCTGACGCCGGCGGTGATGGGGGAAACCAATGTGGCCAATGGCCTGCTGCTCGGCGCCCATATGTGGCTCGGCTTCATCCTCACCTCGATGATCCTCAATCATCGCTATGAGGGGCGCAGCTGGAACCTGACATTGATCAATGGCGGCTATCTGCTGGTCGTCTGCCTGATCGATGGTCTGGTGGTCGGCTTGTTCGGTTAA